The DNA region CTTACGCAGCACATATCCCCCGTCCTTTCCCCGCTCGCTCACGAGGAGACCCCTCTTGCGGAGCGTGGAGAGGATCTGTTCCAGGTACTTCGGAGGGATTTGTTCCAACTCGGCCAGACGGGCGACCGATAGGGGGGCTCCGCCGTAGTTCTTCGCCAAGTGGGGGAGGACGCGGAGCGCGTAAACGCCTTTTCGGGAGAGTTTCATTCCTTCAAATCCTACTGTATTTACGGGCATTTTCAGAAAAGAGCGTGGCCGAGAGTCTCCTCTTCACTCGGATCTGAATTACCTGTATCAGTATTCGAATTGCAGTATATCATATTTCCCCTTCTCCCGTCAACCGCTGACCGTTCGGAAACGCCCCTCGAGGTCCGATGGAACCCATCCTTTCGATATGTGGCCGTTTAGCGCCGATCGTCCCCCATACGGGCTCATGTTTCCACGATCCGAGCCGATCCTTGGTAAGGACGAACGATGACGCCGCTCTGGTTCGGGGGGCCGGCCGGGGATCGTTCGTCCGGCCGGGGAAGGATCCCGGTCCGTGTCCGCCCCCCCTTCCCCCGAACGGTTTTCGGGTCTCCGCGGCGCGCTTTACGCGAACGCGCGGAGAGGGGAGAGAAGAGATGGCACAGCCAGGACAGGTACTGACGGGGGAGGAAGTCTTCCGTCAGTTGGAGGGAGTCGACAATCTACCCACCCTGCCCACGGTGATCGAAGAGTTGGGCCGCACGATTCGCGATCCCAACTCGGACGCCAAGCGCGTCTCGCGCATCATCGAGGACGATCCGGCCATCATGGCCCGGATCCTGAAGGTGGTGAACTCGGCTTATTACGGCGGGCAGGAACCGATCACGTCGGTCCAGACCGCGGTAGCCCGGATGGGGATGCGCGCGGTCAACAACATCGCCCTCTCCACGGCGGTTTTCTCCGCTTTCGGCGAGCAGGAGGAAGACGGCTTCGACCGCGAGGAGTTTTGGCGTCATTCCATCTCCGCCGGCATCGCCTCGGTGGTCGTCTACGAGCGCGCCCAGCAACACATGCAGAGCCGCTACGGGAAGGACGTGCTCCACCTCGCCGGCCTGCTGCACGACATCGGGAAGATCATCTTCGATCAGTTCTTCCACAACGAGTTCCATGAGGCGCTCCGCGTTTCCCGGGATCGGAAAATTCCGTTGAACGAAGCGGAGCGGGAGGTGTTGGGCTCGGATCACGCCGAGGTGGGCGCGTGGCTCGGGATGAAGTGGAATCTATCCTCGGACATCCTCCAGGTGATCCGCTGGCACCACGAACCGGAAAAGACGGACGTCGAGAACTGGGGACTGGCCGCCGTTTGCCACACAGCCGACTACATCTGCAACCTCGAGAAGATCGGCGACGGGGGGAACGCCGCCCCCGGTTTCCAGAAGAGCGTTTGGAAGAAGCTCGGCCTCGCGGTGAGCGACATCCAAGACGTTGTGGAGATGGTCGGCGAGGAGAGCAAGAATTCCGAGATTCTGATGGCCTTCGTCTGAGAGTTTCGCGAACGACGATGACACGGGGACGGCTCCTTCACGGGAGCCGTCTTTCTTTATGGGCGAAGAAGGTTCGCCGGCTCCGCCGCGCGCGCCTCAGCGGATCCGGATCACGCGCCCCGTCAGCACCATCTCCTCCGTCTCCACGCGGATCAGATAGACGCCGTCCGCGACCGAACGGCCCGCTCGGTCCGTGCCGTCCCAAAGAATCGGGCAGGGGGGCGCCGGGTTCCAGTCGCGGATCAGCCGCCCCGCCGGATCGTAAATCGCCGCCGATCGCGCCCGCGAAACGGAGCCCTCCAGACGCAGTTCCAAACCGTTCCGGAAGGGGTTCGGGCCTGCGAGGAGGCGGGCCGGCGGGCGGACCGGAGAGGGGGACGCCACGGAGGTGGGGGGATCGAAGAGGGCGAACCACACTTCCGTGTCGTCCTGCTCGGGGCCTCGCGCCCAGGCGAGCCCCACGCCGCCGCTGAGGAGGCGGACCGGGTGGGGTTGGGTATCCCATCCCGCGTAAGGATGGAGGGGCTCCGCGGGTCCCCAATTCACCCCGTCCGGCGAGGTTCTCCGCATCAGGTCGTAGGGGGCGCCGCCGGAAGACTCCGCGTAATAAAGACCGTACTCGCCCTCCGCGAGTTCGACGGGGAAGGAGTCGTGGTCGTTCTGGTTCGTCGTGACCCGGTTCTCGGCGCTCCAGGTGATCCGGTCCGGTGAGGTTTTGGTGAAGACGTCGATCTTGGTCGGTTCCCATGGCCAGCCGGTGCGGCGCTGATAGCTGAGCACGTAGGTGCCGTCGGCGTGGCGCATGATCCGGTTCAAGCTTCCGTCGCTCACCGACGTTTTGTCCTTGTCCCACACGGCGCCGTCGGCGGAGTGGGCTACATACCCCCCCGCCGACAAACGATCGTAGGACATGACGAGGCTTCCGTCCGGTTCGAGGGAGACCGTCGGGTTCACCAAGTCCTCGCCCGACCAGCCGAGATCGACCGGGCCCCTCTCGGTCCAAACGACGCCGTCGGGCGAATCGGCGAAGCGGATGTCGTAGGAACCCGTTGCGTCGGAGAGGTAGTAGACGAGGAAGGTCCCGTCCCCCTTCCGAACGAGCGAGGGGTGCCGTTCGTTCGCCGCGCCGGCGACCACAACGCGCGGCGCCGACCAGCCCACGCCGTCGGCGGACTCCACCGCCATCAGATCGCCGCTCGCGAAATTCTGATCGAGCCTTTCATAGACGATCAGGAAGGAGCCGTCCTCCCGCTGTAGGAGGGAGGGCATATAATTCAGGTGTTCGTCGCCGGTCGCCTGGACCGGCGCGGAGGCGAACGCCGCGGCCGCGCCGGCGCCCAAAAAGAGAAGGGAAAGGGCGAGCGCGGTGGGCCGGATCATACCGGTCGGACGCATCGAAATCTCCCGGGGGGCGCGGAGTAACGCGATTATATCACGCCGCGGTCCGCCCCCTCAAGGGAAGGGCCGTTCGCGCCCGAAGAGTCGCCCGCGTCGCCTGGGGACGGCCACGGCGCGTTTCTGGCGGGCCGCGCGCGGGGCTTGTTCTAAATCCTTGTCCGTGCTATAATTGCATCCACGATTGACCGGTGTCCCCCACCGCATTTCACGAGAGAGTGGAAAACGGAATCGCGAACGTTCCCCCGTCCTTGATTGAGGAGGTTCTTCTATGAAACGGGCTCGCGCCTATACGGTCCTTGCGGCCTGCGCGGCGCTCCTGATCGGCGCCGCCGTGGCGCGCGCGCAGAGCGTCATCACCCACACCGTTTCGTTCGATCCCGGCTCCGTTCATTTCGAGGAGAGGGACGGCTACACGGTGGTTCTCGTCGATGAGTGCGTTTTTTCGATCCGGCCGGGATTCCCCATGATCCCCGCGCGCACACTGCACTTTTCGCTCCCCGCCGGCGCGCGGGTCGCGGCGGTGGAGGTGCGCGCCCTCGACAGGATCGACCTGGGCGACGGTTTCACAATCCGGCCCTCCCAGCCGCCGGCCCGTTTCAGCGACGAGGAACCGCCCGCCTTCGTCGAACCCGAACCGATGAGGTACGCCTCGTCCGATCCCTATCCGGAGCGGGTCGTGGAAGCGGCCGGTGAGGGGAACATGGGCGGCTACCGCGTGGCGGCGGTTCGTGTGAACCCGATTACGTTGATCCCCGGCGAGGGGCGGGTGTTTCTGAACCGCTCCTTCGAGATCGTGATTCAATTGGAGGACGACCCGGAGCCGGGCCGCGCCCGGGTGCCGCGGAGCGCCGTCGCGGAGGAGGCGGTCCGCCGCAAAGTGCGGGCGCTTGTCGCCGACCCGGAGAGGGTTGAGGGGAATGGACGGCTCGTGTCGGCGACCAAACGGGACGACGCGATCGATTATCTGATCATCACCAAACCGGTTTGGACCGACGCTTTCCAGCGGCTGGCCGACTGGAAAACCAAGAAGGGTGTCCGGGCCGAGGTGGTGACCACCGGTTGGGTGTACGACAATTACTCCGGTGTGGACAGCCAAGAGCAGATCCGCAACTGCATCAAGGACTACGAGGAAAACCGGGGAACGGTTTGGGTGCTGCTCGCCGCGGATGACGCCCGTATCCCCTCGCGGATCGCCTGGGACAACCTCGGCTATGACCAGATTCGCTGCGATCTCTACTACTCCGACACGGACGGGACCTGGAACGACGACGGCGACGCCTACTGGGGTGAGATTCCCTCCGACGGCGTGGATCTCTACGCCGATGTCTACGTCGGCCGGGCGACGGTGCACGACGCCGACGAGGCGGAACTTTTCGTGGATAAAGTACTGACCTACGAAGGGGCCGATGAGGGCGATCCGCTCCCCCTCGATTTTCAGGAGGAGATGCTCTTTCTCGCCGAGGTGCTCTGGAATCCCCCCTACTCGGACGGCGGCGTGATGAAGGACATGATCGACGTCCAGGACGTGCCCCCCCGCTTCGATCCGATCACCAAGCTCTACCAGGACGACGGCAACCTGAACCACTCCTCGGCGATGGCGGCGATGAACGCCGGTCCCAACATCACCAACCATACCGGCCACTGCAACACCAACGTCATGTCCATCGGACCGGACGCGCTCTATTCGAGCGACATGAACGCGCTGACGAACGGGAACCGCCAGGGGATCTTCTACACAATCGGCTGCTGGCCGGCGGCGTTCGATCTGGACTGTATCGCCGAGCACTACATCAACAACCCGAACGGCGGAGGCGTCGCATTCGTCGGCAACAGTCGCTACGGCTGGGGATGCCCCGGATACCCGGGCGAGTGCGCCTCCGACCTGTACGATCGCGCCTTTTTCCATTCCATCTTCGGTGAGGATCTGTACCGTCTCGGCGAGGCTCACGCCGACGCCAAGGACGTCTACGTGCCGGAGTCGCGGCAGGACGCCTACATGCGTTACTGCCTCTACGAGCTGAACTTGCTCGGCGACCCGGAGATGCCCCTCTGGACCGCCGCGACGACCGCGATCGACGTCGCCCATCCGGCGACGCTCCCCGCCGCTTCCTCCTCTTTCCCGGTAACCGTCTCCGCCGGAGGCGCGCCGGTGGACGAGGCGCGGGTCTGCCTCTGGAAGGGAGAAGAGGTTTACGATGTCGGCTGGACCGGGCCCACGGGAGAAATCGTCTTCACGCCCGCGCCGGCGACGACGGGGACGATGACGATTACCGTGACCGGCCGGAATCTGCTTCCCTATGAGGGGATCGCTTCCGTGGAGTCTCAGGAGGTCGATCCGGACCTCTCCACCGTGAGCGCGTCCGCCCGGTCCATGCTCGCACCGGACGGGAACGGCGACTCGACGCTTACCGTGACGGTCACTCTGCGGGACGGCTCCGGTGTCCCGGTTCCCGGGTTCCCCGCAGGCGACGTAACTCTCCTTCTGGAAGGCGTTTCCGCGAAAGGCACGGGGTTCCATTTCTGCGCGAGCGGCGGCGACGCCCTCCTCCTCGCCTCCGGTGACGCCTCCGATTCGGAGGGACGCGTCTTCTTCGACGTGATCGAAGCCGGGGGATGCGGGAGCGTGACCGCCACCGCGACCGCGGGCTTGCTGCCGCTCACGGCCACCGCCGTCACGGAGGTCCGCTCGCCCGACTTCAACGGCGACGGAACGGTGAACTACTACGACACCTTCCAATTCATCCCGCAGCTCCAGGCGGGGACCGGCGTTTGCGGCGATCTGGACTGGAGCCCCGACGGCACGGTGGACTTCCAGGACACCATGAAGTATCTCCCCTTCCTCTCCGGGGGTGCTTCCTGCCCTTGATCGGCGATCGGCGCGCGGGGCGTTCGGAACCTTTTCCGGGCGCCCCGCCCCCGAAGGGGCTCCCTCTTCCCCCTCCGGATCGGCGCTTGATCTAACTCACGGAATGTGATAGCATTAGCTTTGTCCGAGTGCGAGATAATGCTCCCCCTGATCCGCGTTCCCGGTCGCCGGGCGCGGTCGCCTACTTCAAAAGGTTCCCGACAAGGAGGTCGCCATGCGCTGGGCCAGAGTCGCCATGATCGTCTGGGCCGGGACGCTCGCGTTTGCCGCGGTCGCGTCCGCTCAGAGTTCGATCACGCACACCATTACATTCGACCCCTCGGCGGTCGAATACGAGAGCCGGGACGGGTACAACCTCATCCGGATGGAGGACTGCCGGTTCGAGATCGTTCCCGGGCGACCGATGATCCCGGCGCGGACGCTCCAGTTCTCCGTCCCCGCGGACATGCGGGTGGCGGAGGTTCGTGTTCTCTCGGTGGACCGCGTCGACCTGGGGGACGACTTCCTCCTTTATCCGGCCCAGCCGTACGCGCGGACCAGCGACGAACACGCGCCGGCCTTCGTCGAACCGGAGAAAACGGTCTACGAGGGAACCGCTCCCTATCCGGGAGAGACGGCGAAGCTGTTGAATAACGGCGTCCTGTCCGGCTACCGCATCGCCGGCGTGAAGGTTTATCCCTTCGAGTATCTGCCGGCGGAGCGGCGGCTCGTTCTGAACCGGAGCGTGCGGATCGAGCTGGTGCTCGAGGCTGCGGAGCCCGTGAGAACCATCGCCGGGCGCGACGAGGCGGCGGAACGGGCCATAGCGGACCGGATCCGCTCCATCGTGGTGAACCCGGAGAAGGTGGACGAGTACATCGGCCCCCGGGCGGAGAAGAGCCGGGACGCCGGCGTCGCCTACGCGATCATCACCGGCGACTCCTACGTGGACGAGTTCCAGCCCCTGGCGGACTGGAAAACCCTCAAGGGAGTGAAGACGGAGATCTTCACAGTCTCCTGGATCTCGAGCAACTACTCCGGATTGGACGACCAGGAGAAGATCCGCAACTTCATCCTCGACTATGAGGCGAATCAGGGGCTCCAGTACGTCCTTCTCGGCGGCGACGTGGACGTGGTCCCCGCCCGGGTGGTTTGGGACGAAGTGGAGAACGACGGAATCCGGGCGGACATGTACTTCTCGGACACCGACGGCGACTGGAACGCCGACGGCGACAGTCGGTACGGCGAGTATCCCTCGGACAACGTGGACATGTACGCCGATATCTACGTGGGCCGCGCGCCGGTGAACACCTCCTCGGAGGCTTCCAACTTCGTGAACCAGGTCCTCACTTACGAGGGCGCCTCCACCGGGAGCACGCTCCCCACCGATTTCCAGGAGGAGATGCTCTTCCTGGCGGAGATCCTCTGGGACGACCCGGATCCCTACACGGACCACGGAATCCTGAAGGATTGGATCGATACCAACTACGTGCCGTCGAACTTCGATCCCATCACCAAGCTCTACGAGCGGGACGGCAACCTGAACTACACCTCGGCCATGAACGCCCTGAACGACGGGCCGAACATCACGAACCACTGCGGCCACTGCAACTACAACGTGATGAGCATCGGCCCGAGCGCGCTTTACAACAGCGACATGGACGCCCTCGACAACGGCGACCGTAAGGGCCTCTACTACACCATGGGGTGCTGGGCGGCGGCCTTCGACTACGACAACATCGCCGAGCACTACGTGAACAATCCGGACGGCGGCGGCATCGCCTTCGTCGGCAACAGCCGTTACGGCTGGGCTTGCCCCGGCTATCCGGGCGAGTGCGCCTCCGACGTCTTCGACAAGGAATTCTTCCGCGCCCTCTTCGACGACAACATCTACCGGACCGGAATCACCCACGCGGACCACAAGGACGCTCTCGTTCCGGAATCGCAGTCGGACGAGTATATGCGTTAC from Candidatus Eisenbacteria bacterium includes:
- a CDS encoding HDOD domain-containing protein; this encodes MAQPGQVLTGEEVFRQLEGVDNLPTLPTVIEELGRTIRDPNSDAKRVSRIIEDDPAIMARILKVVNSAYYGGQEPITSVQTAVARMGMRAVNNIALSTAVFSAFGEQEEDGFDREEFWRHSISAGIASVVVYERAQQHMQSRYGKDVLHLAGLLHDIGKIIFDQFFHNEFHEALRVSRDRKIPLNEAEREVLGSDHAEVGAWLGMKWNLSSDILQVIRWHHEPEKTDVENWGLAAVCHTADYICNLEKIGDGGNAAPGFQKSVWKKLGLAVSDIQDVVEMVGEESKNSEILMAFV